Proteins from a genomic interval of Proteiniborus ethanoligenes:
- a CDS encoding GntR family transcriptional regulator, whose protein sequence is MEIDFEKLNLHEYKPLREIVFESIREAIIDGKLKPGERVMEVQLAEKLGVSRTPVREAIRKLELEGLLVMVPRKGAYVADVSLKDIVNVLEVRASLEGLAASLAAIRITEEELELLREKSSEFRSCVENNDVKGMIEKDSEFHDIILNAAKNNKLMGIIEGLREQVQRFRVTYFTEYNMTEYLAQEHQRILEAIENRDSDKAGNHAKEHIENIAGYITSHMKGKAKTDNI, encoded by the coding sequence ATGGAAATAGATTTTGAAAAACTAAACCTGCACGAATATAAGCCTCTTAGGGAAATTGTATTTGAATCTATAAGAGAAGCAATAATAGACGGTAAACTAAAACCGGGTGAAAGGGTTATGGAGGTACAATTAGCAGAGAAGCTTGGTGTCAGTAGAACACCAGTAAGAGAGGCTATAAGGAAGCTGGAGCTAGAGGGCTTATTAGTAATGGTACCTAGAAAAGGAGCCTATGTAGCAGATGTTTCTCTTAAGGACATAGTAAATGTGTTAGAGGTAAGAGCATCCTTAGAGGGACTAGCTGCCTCTCTTGCAGCCATAAGAATAACTGAGGAAGAGCTTGAGCTTTTAAGGGAAAAATCATCTGAGTTCAGAAGCTGTGTAGAAAACAATGATGTTAAGGGAATGATAGAAAAGGATTCAGAATTCCATGACATAATATTAAATGCTGCTAAAAACAACAAGCTTATGGGCATTATAGAGGGGTTAAGAGAGCAAGTACAAAGATTTAGAGTAACCTATTTTACAGAGTATAACATGACAGAATATCTTGCTCAAGAGCATCAAAGAATTTTAGAAGCAATAGAAAATAGAGACTCAGATAAGGCAGGAAATCATGCAAAAGAGCATATAGAAAATATAGCAGGCTATATAACTTCTCATATGAAGGGCAAGGCAAAAACAGATAATATATAA
- a CDS encoding CLC_0170 family protein — protein MVGKSILTYTLRQFEDVFFILFIVFIGLFTILIDGKGLDNQGDKKDARLAKIIGISYIISAPILHIIAKVF, from the coding sequence TTGGTAGGAAAATCAATATTAACATATACCCTTAGACAGTTTGAAGATGTCTTTTTTATTCTTTTTATAGTTTTTATTGGACTATTTACTATCCTAATAGATGGAAAGGGTTTAGACAATCAGGGAGATAAAAAAGATGCTAGATTAGCTAAAATCATTGGCATTTCCTATATAATATCAGCCCCCATATTGCATATAATTGCTAAGGTTTTTTAG
- the spoIIR gene encoding stage II sporulation protein R, with protein MNSKNSKYKKLLISLIILILSIGLVYAKGLERSSETYKNKLIRLHVVANSDSKEDQDLKLKVRDEIIAQMNDSLKNSDSIDTTRKIVSENIDNIKYIALKEVKANNKEYEVAVWLDNFNFPTKSYGDFTLPAGEYQALKVVIGEGKGQNWWCVMFPPLCFIDITNGLTTNTTIEELKKALSEEEFKSILNAKEEEAPILLKSKLVELYEKGKIQFAKIFVADKQ; from the coding sequence GTGAACTCTAAAAATAGTAAATACAAAAAATTACTAATAAGTCTAATAATATTAATCCTATCTATAGGACTTGTATATGCAAAAGGCTTAGAAAGAAGTAGTGAAACATATAAGAATAAGCTAATAAGATTACATGTAGTAGCTAACAGTGATTCTAAAGAGGACCAAGATCTAAAGCTTAAGGTAAGAGATGAGATAATTGCTCAAATGAATGATAGTCTAAAAAATTCAGATTCAATAGATACAACTAGAAAAATAGTATCTGAAAACATAGATAATATAAAGTACATAGCACTTAAAGAGGTAAAAGCAAACAATAAAGAATATGAAGTAGCAGTATGGTTAGATAATTTCAATTTCCCAACAAAATCCTATGGTGATTTTACATTGCCAGCAGGAGAGTATCAGGCTCTAAAGGTAGTCATAGGAGAAGGGAAAGGACAAAACTGGTGGTGTGTCATGTTTCCGCCACTATGCTTTATAGATATAACAAATGGCTTAACTACTAATACAACAATAGAAGAGTTAAAAAAAGCTTTATCCGAGGAAGAATTTAAAAGCATATTAAATGCAAAGGAAGAAGAAGCACCAATATTATTGAAATCAAAATTAGTCGAACTGTATGAAAAAGGGAAAATACAATTTGCTAAGATATTCGTAGCTGACAAGCAATAA
- a CDS encoding Ger(x)C family spore germination protein produces MKKTYKIILIFFLLLLLTGCWDLIEIDERLFVSAIGIDIYTGDKEDQPEVHPEENYLTQQDRFVIIYSAPNLKALGKNPTSDKPRILTASISNNAYETTKELATRTNRNLSFRHLKTFIIGEDVAKNPEYMKEIFDDLDRHELLSKKLNVLIAKGTAKEVMAIEDPFEPLTGYLIDGILKKKQGSSRYNTQNLNDILIELYSSGNALAPRVVAGKGEVKVAGSAIIKDYGFVGWLGEIENIAAMFFLDKIDKAVINANYKNTTVPFEISNSKTKYKLEAEGNKIKFIVDIKAEGAILEYKLDTKVKVFDEKTIKEVELLAEEAIKKEVLALVGKLQKEFKTDVLGVGIYIKKYKPDLWEDIKDDWDQVFTKVEIEVNTEVKARRIGMTK; encoded by the coding sequence ATGAAAAAAACATATAAAATAATACTTATATTCTTCCTATTATTGCTCCTAACAGGATGCTGGGATCTTATAGAGATAGATGAAAGACTTTTCGTTTCTGCTATAGGAATAGATATATACACAGGGGATAAAGAAGACCAGCCAGAAGTTCACCCAGAGGAAAATTATTTAACTCAGCAGGACAGATTTGTAATAATATATAGTGCCCCTAATCTTAAGGCTCTAGGCAAAAATCCAACAAGTGATAAACCAAGGATTTTAACGGCTAGTATAAGCAACAATGCTTATGAAACAACAAAAGAGCTTGCTACAAGAACTAATAGAAATTTATCCTTTAGACATCTTAAAACCTTTATTATAGGAGAAGATGTTGCTAAAAATCCAGAATATATGAAAGAGATATTTGATGACTTAGATAGGCATGAGCTACTAAGTAAAAAGCTTAATGTTCTTATAGCTAAGGGAACAGCAAAGGAGGTAATGGCTATAGAAGACCCTTTTGAACCTTTAACGGGCTATCTAATAGATGGAATATTGAAAAAGAAACAAGGCTCATCTAGATACAATACACAAAATCTTAATGATATATTGATAGAACTATATTCTAGTGGCAATGCATTAGCTCCTAGAGTAGTGGCTGGAAAAGGGGAAGTAAAGGTAGCAGGCTCTGCCATTATAAAGGACTATGGATTTGTAGGCTGGCTTGGAGAAATAGAAAATATAGCGGCAATGTTTTTTTTAGACAAAATAGATAAAGCTGTAATCAATGCAAATTATAAAAATACTACAGTGCCTTTTGAAATCAGCAATTCCAAAACTAAATATAAGCTGGAAGCAGAAGGGAATAAAATAAAGTTTATAGTAGATATCAAAGCAGAAGGGGCCATATTAGAATATAAGCTAGACACTAAGGTAAAGGTATTTGATGAAAAAACTATAAAAGAAGTAGAATTACTTGCTGAAGAGGCTATAAAAAAAGAGGTGTTAGCCTTAGTTGGTAAGCTGCAAAAGGAATTTAAAACAGATGTACTAGGAGTAGGAATATATATAAAAAAATATAAACCTGATTTATGGGAAGATATAAAAGATGATTGGGATCAAGTTTTTACAAAGGTTGAAATAGAAGTAAATACAGAAGTAAAAGCAAGAAGAATAGGGATGACTAAGTAA
- the ispE gene encoding 4-(cytidine 5'-diphospho)-2-C-methyl-D-erythritol kinase: MGKTILDAYAKLNLSLDVIKRREDGYHEVEMIMQQIALKDIITIEEISSGFVLESNSEDIPLDSSNIVYKAYNTLSEKFNIKKGIRVYIEKNIPVAGGLAGGSTDAAAVLKGLNTLWKLNLNEEELMDIGLKLGADVPYCIIGGTALAQGIGEKLTRLKGFQDKHILIANPGFNVSTAYVYHNLKLDKLKDRPNTHDIIKHIENDDAILVGKSMKNVLETVTIKEYPILDTIKNQMLACGAFGSIMSGSGPTIFGIFNEEKDMIKCEEKLDKSIKTVIRTKTV; this comes from the coding sequence ATGGGAAAAACAATTTTAGATGCATATGCAAAGCTAAACCTATCCTTAGATGTTATTAAAAGAAGAGAAGATGGATATCATGAAGTAGAAATGATAATGCAGCAAATAGCTTTAAAGGATATTATAACAATAGAGGAGATAAGCTCAGGGTTTGTATTAGAATCAAACTCAGAAGACATACCCTTAGACTCTTCAAACATAGTATATAAGGCATATAACACTTTATCTGAAAAATTTAATATAAAAAAAGGAATAAGGGTGTACATAGAGAAGAATATACCTGTAGCAGGAGGCCTTGCAGGAGGAAGTACAGACGCAGCAGCTGTATTAAAAGGGTTGAACACTCTATGGAAGCTAAACCTTAATGAAGAGGAGTTAATGGATATAGGGCTAAAGCTTGGAGCAGATGTACCATATTGCATTATAGGAGGCACTGCATTAGCCCAAGGCATAGGAGAAAAGCTTACAAGGCTTAAAGGCTTTCAGGATAAGCATATATTAATTGCAAATCCAGGCTTCAATGTGTCAACAGCATATGTATACCATAACCTTAAGCTAGATAAGCTAAAAGACAGACCAAATACACATGATATTATAAAGCACATAGAAAATGACGATGCTATTCTAGTGGGGAAGAGTATGAAAAATGTTTTAGAAACAGTAACAATTAAGGAATATCCCATATTAGATACTATAAAAAACCAAATGCTAGCTTGTGGAGCCTTTGGTAGCATCATGAGTGGTAGTGGGCCTACTATCTTTGGGATATTTAATGAAGAAAAAGATATGATTAAATGTGAAGAAAAATTAGATAAAAGTATAAAAACAGTTATTAGGACTAAAACTGTTTAA
- the sleB gene encoding spore cortex-lytic enzyme: MKKAVLYLSIFILVAFVGGTLYVNQRMYSAQAKESAMLQPQTRTLYWGSRGEDVRKVQSKLSQWGYYFDNVDGIYGPSTYRAVRRFQRANGLTEDGVVGPATAKAIGISLTTAEAPASTGLSREGDVYLIAKAIHGEARGEPYVGKVAVGAVILNRVKHPSFPNTIAGVIYQPLAFTAVADGQINLEPDKDSIKAARDSINGWDPTYGCRYYWNPVTATSKWIWSRQVIIKIGKHWFGN; this comes from the coding sequence TTGAAAAAAGCAGTTCTATATTTAAGTATATTTATATTAGTAGCATTTGTAGGTGGTACTCTATATGTAAACCAAAGGATGTATTCAGCACAAGCAAAAGAGTCTGCAATGCTACAGCCACAGACAAGAACATTGTACTGGGGCTCTCGAGGAGAAGATGTAAGGAAAGTACAATCAAAGCTTTCTCAATGGGGATACTATTTTGACAACGTAGATGGAATATATGGACCTTCCACATACAGAGCAGTAAGAAGGTTTCAAAGAGCAAATGGATTAACAGAGGATGGAGTAGTAGGCCCTGCTACTGCTAAGGCAATAGGAATCTCACTGACTACAGCAGAAGCACCTGCAAGCACAGGGCTTAGCAGAGAAGGAGATGTATATTTAATAGCAAAAGCAATACACGGAGAGGCAAGGGGAGAGCCATATGTAGGAAAGGTTGCAGTAGGAGCAGTCATATTAAACAGAGTGAAGCATCCTTCGTTTCCCAATACAATAGCAGGGGTTATATACCAGCCGTTAGCATTTACAGCAGTTGCTGACGGACAAATAAACCTAGAGCCTGATAAAGATTCAATAAAAGCAGCAAGGGATTCAATCAACGGATGGGATCCTACCTATGGCTGTAGATATTATTGGAATCCTGTAACAGCCACAAGCAAATGGATATGGTCAAGACAAGTAATTATCAAAATAGGTAAGCACTGGTTTGGAAATTAG
- a CDS encoding spore germination protein has product MRFKFFGKKREDENQTNSNKDEKKEEKTEEKTDRELPLENLENNINILKKILKDCDDVSYRLFKVGVEQKNQLAVVFIDALVDKDVINESVLKPLMLAARDKEPELVRDGLYQLVKEGNISAGELKEVNTLEEAVDSVLAGDTALLIDRYKKIIIIGSRGAPSRGVSQSESETLVRGPRDGFVETFKFNTGLIRKRIRDAKLKVKNMQIGERSKTDVAIMYIEDIANPDLVEEVNRRLKNIKIDAILESAYIEQLIEDNHYTPFPQIDSTERPDVVANALYQGKVAIVVDNTPFALMVPGTLATFLQSSEDYYQRWLLSSLARIVRYLAVLISLFAPALYIALTSYHPGLLPTRLALYVAATRSNVPFPAFIEAFIMEITLELLREAGTRMSGPIGTTISIVGGLVIGQAAVEANVVSPLMVIIVAVTAISSFIIPNYELASAFRILRFGVMVLASTLGLYGVMLGFILVGTHLVNLTSFGVPFMTPYSTLGKVKSDIKDTIIKVPLIKMRKRPKITNLIDEDRFPPK; this is encoded by the coding sequence ATGAGATTTAAATTTTTCGGAAAAAAAAGAGAAGATGAGAATCAAACAAATAGCAACAAGGATGAAAAAAAAGAAGAAAAAACAGAGGAAAAAACAGATAGGGAACTACCCTTAGAAAACCTTGAGAATAATATAAATATATTAAAAAAAATACTTAAAGACTGCGACGATGTAAGCTATAGATTATTTAAAGTAGGAGTTGAGCAGAAAAATCAGCTGGCAGTAGTATTCATAGATGCATTAGTAGATAAGGATGTAATAAACGAAAGTGTGCTAAAGCCCCTTATGCTAGCAGCAAGGGACAAGGAACCTGAACTCGTAAGGGATGGCCTGTATCAGCTAGTAAAAGAAGGTAATATTTCTGCTGGTGAGTTAAAAGAAGTTAATACATTAGAGGAGGCTGTAGATAGTGTATTAGCAGGTGATACAGCATTACTAATAGATAGATACAAGAAAATAATCATTATAGGCTCAAGAGGTGCTCCATCACGGGGTGTAAGCCAATCTGAATCAGAGACTTTAGTGAGAGGACCTAGAGATGGATTTGTAGAGACCTTTAAATTTAATACAGGGCTTATAAGAAAAAGAATAAGAGATGCCAAATTAAAGGTAAAAAACATGCAAATAGGAGAACGTTCTAAAACAGATGTGGCAATTATGTATATAGAGGATATAGCAAATCCTGATTTAGTAGAGGAGGTAAATAGAAGGCTTAAAAACATAAAAATAGACGCAATACTTGAAAGCGCATACATAGAGCAGCTTATAGAGGATAATCATTACACCCCTTTTCCACAAATAGATAGTACAGAAAGGCCAGATGTAGTTGCAAATGCACTCTATCAAGGAAAGGTAGCCATAGTAGTTGACAATACTCCCTTTGCATTAATGGTACCAGGCACATTAGCCACATTTTTACAATCATCAGAGGATTATTACCAAAGATGGCTATTAAGCTCTTTAGCAAGAATAGTACGATACCTGGCTGTCTTAATATCTTTATTTGCTCCTGCACTGTATATAGCTCTTACATCTTACCATCCTGGCTTACTACCTACACGGCTTGCTCTTTATGTTGCAGCAACAAGATCTAATGTTCCTTTCCCAGCATTTATAGAAGCTTTTATAATGGAGATTACCCTAGAGCTTTTAAGAGAGGCTGGCACAAGGATGTCAGGTCCCATAGGTACGACCATAAGTATAGTGGGAGGTCTTGTTATAGGCCAGGCTGCAGTCGAAGCCAATGTAGTAAGCCCCCTTATGGTGATAATAGTTGCTGTAACTGCAATTTCTTCTTTTATCATCCCAAATTATGAACTAGCATCAGCTTTTAGAATATTAAGATTTGGAGTTATGGTTTTGGCATCAACTTTAGGACTTTATGGAGTGATGCTAGGATTTATACTTGTAGGGACTCATTTAGTTAATCTTACAAGCTTTGGAGTTCCTTTCATGACGCCTTATTCAACACTTGGGAAGGTGAAAAGTGATATTAAGGATACTATAATTAAAGTTCCATTGATTAAAATGAGAAAGAGACCCAAAATAACTAATCTTATAGATGAAGACAGGTTCCCGCCTAAGTAA
- the ypeB gene encoding germination protein YpeB has protein sequence MNRNRITSAILAIALLAVGVWGTYQYQLKNEYKTALNNDYQRLFYDTKAHIANVQVALSKALLSDSKEQNILLMTQIMQQANMAQDKLSQMPVSHSDISKTQKYLTQVADYSYALVDQHLEGKDLDSKQREALFKLQDYSAYLTREMSSLHDKIMKGEVTLSRVEQGERKGLRKANENMLNTSLVKLEEEMTKYPELIYDGPFSDQVMNMKPKGLGEKKVTVEEAKIIAQNFLGDKQTWKLTLFEEGEHIDKVATIPSHTFIISTENSRDGAGSYISVSKQGGQVVWMVNPRSVSRISLSMKQGQDRALKFLEEKGYKGMEPNYSLRYDGTALFNFAYSEGDVTVYPDLIKVKVALDNGEIVGFDAATYLHAHHKRDIPKAAITQEEARGKVRLDFDIDSVRLAIIPKGGSKEVLCYEFKGKYKGSDYIVYINALEGKEEKILQIIQDENGTLTF, from the coding sequence TTGAATAGAAATAGAATAACCTCAGCAATATTAGCAATAGCTCTCTTAGCTGTAGGCGTGTGGGGAACCTATCAATATCAACTCAAAAATGAATATAAAACAGCTTTAAACAATGATTATCAAAGACTTTTCTATGATACTAAGGCCCATATAGCAAATGTTCAAGTAGCACTATCTAAGGCATTGCTATCAGACTCAAAAGAACAAAACATACTCCTAATGACACAAATAATGCAGCAGGCTAATATGGCCCAAGATAAATTATCTCAAATGCCAGTAAGCCATAGTGATATAAGTAAAACACAAAAGTACTTAACACAAGTAGCAGATTATAGCTATGCATTGGTTGATCAGCATTTAGAGGGCAAAGATTTAGACAGCAAACAGAGAGAAGCATTATTTAAGCTACAGGATTATTCTGCTTATCTAACCAGGGAGATGTCGTCACTCCATGATAAAATAATGAAGGGTGAGGTTACTTTAAGCAGAGTAGAGCAAGGAGAGAGAAAAGGCTTAAGAAAAGCAAATGAAAACATGTTAAACACTAGCTTGGTAAAGCTTGAAGAAGAAATGACAAAATATCCTGAGCTAATATATGATGGCCCATTTTCAGACCAGGTTATGAACATGAAGCCTAAAGGTTTAGGAGAGAAAAAGGTTACTGTAGAAGAAGCAAAAATAATAGCCCAAAACTTTCTTGGAGACAAACAGACATGGAAGCTAACCTTGTTTGAGGAAGGAGAGCATATAGATAAGGTTGCAACTATACCATCTCATACATTTATCATATCAACAGAAAATAGTAGAGACGGAGCTGGCTCTTATATTAGTGTAAGCAAACAAGGAGGTCAGGTAGTATGGATGGTAAATCCAAGGAGCGTAAGCAGGATAAGTCTTTCCATGAAGCAAGGACAGGACAGAGCACTGAAATTCTTAGAAGAAAAAGGCTACAAGGGAATGGAACCAAATTACTCTCTAAGATATGATGGTACAGCTTTATTTAACTTCGCTTACTCAGAAGGAGATGTTACAGTATATCCAGATTTAATAAAGGTTAAGGTAGCCCTTGATAATGGTGAGATAGTAGGCTTTGATGCAGCTACATACTTACATGCTCACCACAAAAGAGACATACCAAAGGCTGCTATTACACAAGAGGAAGCCAGAGGTAAAGTAAGATTAGACTTTGATATAGATAGTGTAAGGCTTGCTATAATTCCAAAGGGAGGGTCAAAGGAAGTATTATGCTACGAATTCAAAGGCAAATATAAAGGCAGCGATTATATAGTGTATATAAATGCATTGGAAGGAAAAGAGGAAAAGATACTCCAAATAATACAAGATGAAAATGGAACATTAACATTTTAA
- a CDS encoding nucleotidyltransferase family protein, with protein MVNCLILAGNSKEELKSKTNKAFIELNFKPMIVYVIEALKSSKVIDKIAVVGPAKELESLQSFVDIIVDSDDTLLNNVAAGVKYFQNDKMLLISTSDIPFLTGEAVEDFVRKSLDSNADICYPIVQKQTCDDAFPEAKRTYAHLKEGQFTGGNLIMLKPEILDRSLNIARQMIEYRKSPVNMSRVLGLPFLIRLLSGRLSIVEVENRLSRLLNIKGKAIITEYAEIGNDIDKPEDIIMAEKYFGHI; from the coding sequence ATGGTAAACTGTTTAATTCTTGCAGGAAATTCTAAGGAAGAGCTAAAATCTAAAACCAATAAAGCCTTTATTGAGCTTAATTTTAAGCCAATGATTGTTTACGTTATAGAAGCTCTAAAATCCTCTAAGGTTATAGACAAAATAGCAGTAGTTGGTCCCGCAAAAGAGCTAGAAAGCTTGCAATCATTTGTAGATATTATAGTAGACAGTGATGATACCTTGCTAAATAATGTTGCTGCTGGAGTGAAATATTTTCAGAATGATAAAATGCTGCTCATATCAACCAGTGACATTCCTTTTTTAACAGGTGAAGCTGTAGAGGATTTTGTAAGAAAATCCTTAGATTCTAATGCGGATATTTGCTATCCTATAGTCCAAAAACAAACCTGCGATGACGCATTTCCAGAGGCAAAAAGAACCTATGCACATTTAAAAGAAGGACAGTTTACAGGTGGCAATCTAATAATGCTAAAGCCAGAAATACTAGATAGAAGTCTTAATATTGCAAGACAGATGATAGAGTATAGAAAAAGCCCTGTCAATATGAGCAGAGTCTTAGGGCTTCCATTTCTGATAAGGCTTTTATCAGGAAGACTATCTATAGTAGAAGTAGAAAATAGATTATCAAGGCTATTGAATATTAAAGGCAAAGCCATAATAACAGAGTATGCTGAAATAGGCAATGACATAGATAAGCCAGAGGACATAATTATGGCAGAAAAGTATTTTGGACATATTTAA
- a CDS encoding GerAB/ArcD/ProY family transporter, whose translation MIGKNNKITNIQTSVLMINTIIGVGILSLPNILAEKAGTLGWASVIASGLIVMALVYIIIKLMEMYEGKTIFEISQELIGVPFTYIATAIFIIYSISISSFVVRIFGEVIKTLLLHSTPIHFVIITMLLTTSYIIRCGIEAMARFTLIILPFFMIPIFIISLVLLPDLDYSNLMPMFRLDASKILKSIPYVFFSFSGFECLLVFMGYTIKTKASLKYNLLSIIAIIGMYLGYFIVSIARFGEEGLRIQVWPLLSLSKTVEFPSAFIENIDGVILAIWVLIAFTTLMSYLYFAALLISKILGAKEHKQFTLPIIPIIYVLSLIPQNIVQVYTKVDMFLYIFGGFTSILTPVFFFTLAKIKKKGGKIQDEKNI comes from the coding sequence ATGATAGGAAAAAACAATAAAATAACTAATATTCAGACTTCCGTACTTATGATTAATACCATTATAGGAGTAGGAATTCTTTCTTTACCAAACATATTAGCAGAGAAAGCAGGAACATTGGGCTGGGCTAGTGTTATAGCAAGTGGTCTAATTGTTATGGCATTAGTCTATATTATTATAAAGCTAATGGAGATGTATGAGGGAAAAACTATATTTGAAATTAGCCAAGAGCTTATAGGAGTACCATTTACATATATAGCTACAGCTATTTTTATAATATACAGCATAAGCATATCATCCTTTGTTGTAAGAATATTCGGTGAGGTAATAAAGACATTGCTATTACATTCAACACCAATACATTTTGTCATTATAACCATGCTACTAACCACATCATATATTATCAGGTGTGGTATAGAAGCTATGGCTAGGTTTACCCTTATAATCCTTCCTTTTTTTATGATTCCAATATTTATTATATCCCTAGTGTTGCTTCCTGATTTAGATTATTCAAATTTAATGCCCATGTTTAGACTAGATGCTAGTAAAATTTTAAAGTCAATTCCGTATGTTTTTTTCTCCTTTTCAGGCTTTGAATGTCTTCTAGTATTTATGGGATACACCATCAAAACTAAAGCTAGTCTTAAATACAATCTGTTGTCTATTATTGCAATAATAGGAATGTACTTAGGTTATTTTATTGTATCTATTGCAAGATTTGGCGAAGAGGGGCTTAGGATTCAAGTTTGGCCACTACTATCCTTATCAAAGACTGTTGAATTTCCAAGTGCATTTATTGAAAATATAGATGGTGTTATTTTAGCCATATGGGTGCTTATAGCATTTACTACTCTAATGAGCTATTTATATTTTGCCGCATTACTAATTAGTAAAATATTAGGGGCAAAGGAGCATAAGCAATTCACATTGCCTATAATACCAATAATTTATGTTCTATCCTTAATTCCTCAAAACATAGTACAGGTATACACGAAGGTTGATATGTTTTTATATATTTTTGGAGGCTTTACTTCCATTTTAACACCTGTTTTTTTCTTTACCTTAGCTAAAATTAAAAAGAAGGGTGGAAAAATTCAAGATGAAAAAAACATATAA